A single window of Colletotrichum higginsianum IMI 349063 chromosome 8, whole genome shotgun sequence DNA harbors:
- a CDS encoding Ribonuclease h family protein: MAAPTGETSLQTLLSTLMTVLHPDTYVFVTLAPGAELPPLADVQLLFRESEGTTLVTTLQTAEARGWAYAFPSRMITLDVHSSLEAVGFMAVVATRLAAKGMGVNPVSGYFHDHLFMPEGREAEAVEELRRLASESAGRRAA, from the coding sequence ATGGCCGCCCCCACCGGCGAGACGTCCCTCCAAACCCTCCTGTCGACGCTCATGACCGTCCTCCACCCGGACACCTACGTCTTCGTAACCCTCGCCCCGGGCGCCGAGCTGCCgcccctcgccgacgtgCAGCTCCTCTTCCGCGAATCCGAGGGCACGACGCTCGTCACGACGCTccagacggccgaggcgcgcggGTGGGCGTACGCGTTCCCGTCGCGCATGATCACGCTCGACGTGCACTCGAGCCTCGAGGCGGTCGGGTTCATGGCCGTTGTCGCCACGCGGCTcgcggccaagggcatgggcGTCAACCCCGTCAGCGGCTACTTCCACGACCACCTGTTCATGccggaggggagggaggccgaggcggtcgaggagctgaGGAGGCTGGCGTCGGAGTCGGCGGGGCGCAGGGCGGCGTGA
- a CDS encoding C6 transcription factor, protein MAGFFRLPIEIRDMIYRDYVAVEGGYVCDTDAFIKGKLKQADGQPICIALISTCKRMAKEMHGLALRVNPITFSTLCGDPDLRYLAQRFDRLVYEVMYHRRETLNSITMLVSKERYTKVQALHPHFSMLLDRLHRGGRIPSFTMGGPYGEPASAVRQFLKDMMEVTASSGLHHFETYEPCFRRFEGFGGLERLASTLTSYEASLEPWNIISPDEMDELSIFAYGFTGLPPIFPRPVKKEADRSERRFSAAASAIHFLKSLPSTVRCHLRKLVLLENKQAVPFQECHGLGLIPFCKENPLLRIERRVSLWNNAFHEFRSSTFPIQTPQHQYERLVRQDKNSLDSSLITASVAPWIMEALALAPAGMPASSFSLLLDGNPLPQLCTRIFQSVVQRDLCWQSAMSEVIEKGGFPDYGTKRQFHPAEDKGEFAWKGLPQAMKDISSGNSIVRFNFDIGEPPLDPTRLVFEHRNWTWGTWIEKWYERDIMCWETEPPLPSWRDILKENVHDDPVEEIEDNGSQTWSDYEEELAELGFLG, encoded by the coding sequence ATGGCTGGCTTTTTTCGCCTGCCCATCGAGATTCGCGACATGATTTACCGAGATTATGTGGCTGTCGAAGGTGGCTATGTTTGCGATACCGACGCCTTCATCAAAGGCAAGCTGAAGCAAGCCGACGGCCAGCCCATCTGCATAGCGCTCATCTCCACCTGCAAACGCATGGCCAAGGAGATGCACGGCCTTGCGCTGCGCGTAAACCCTATTACCTTCTCGACCCTCTGCGGCGATCCTGACCTACGGTATCTCGCCCAACGTTTTGACCGCCTTGTGTACGAGGTCATGTATCACCGGCGGGAAACTCTTAATTCCATAACAATGTTGGTTTCCAAGGAGAGATACACCAAAGTTCAAGCTTTGCATCCACACTTCTCTATGCTATTGGACCGCTTACACAGGGGGGGCCGTATACCGTCATTCACCATGGGCGGACCATACGGGGAACCGGCGTCTGCTGTCAGACAATTCTTGAAAGACATGATGGAGGTGACTGCATCGAGCGGCCTACATCATTTTGAAACGTATGAACCATGTTTTCGTCGTTTTGAGGGCTTCGGCGGCCTGGAAAGGCTCGCTTCAACGCTCACTTCATATGAGGCTAGCCTCGAGCCCTGGAATATTATTTCGCCTGACGAAATGGACGAGCTCAGCATCTTCGCCTACGGCTTCACTGGTTTGCCCCCGATATTTCCACGCCCTGTGAAGAAGGAAGCAGACCGTTCGGAACGGCGCTTCTCTGCAGCAGCATCGGCGATCCACTTCCTCAAATCTCTCCCTAGCACTGTTCGTTGTCACCTACGCAAGCTTGTTCTCCTTGAGAACAAGCAAGCTGTCCCATTTCAGGAATGTCATGGTCTCGGGCTCATTCCGTTCTGCAAGGAGAATCCCCTCCTTCGCATCGAGCGACGGGTGAGCCTCTGGAACAACGCTTTTCATGAATTTCGGAGTTCAACGTTCCCAATTCAAACGCCGCAGCACCAGTATGAACGGCTCGTCAGACAAGACAAAAACTCCCTCGACTCCTCCCTGATTACTGCTAGTGTTGCCCCCTGGATCATGGAAGCTTTGGCACTTGCCCCGGCGGGCATGCCTGCATCATCCTTTTCTCTGCTTCTGGACGGCAACCCCCTTCCACAGCTTTGCACCCGTATATTTCAGTCGGTCGTCCAACGGGATCTCTGTTGGCAATCGGCAATGTCGGAAGTCATCGAAAAGGGTGGGTTTCCAGACTATGGCACCAAGCGTCAATTTCATCCAGCAGAGGACAAGGGCGAATTCGCCTGGAAGGGGCTGCCGCAAGCAATGAAGGACATTTCATCCGGCAACTCGATTGTGCGCTTCAATTTCGACATTGGCGAACCACCGTTGGACCCGACGAGACTCGTTTTCGAGCACCGAAACTGGACCTGGGGCACGTGGATAGAGAAATGGTACGAGCGCGACATAATGTGTTGGGAGACCGAACCGCCACTGCCAAGCTGGAGGGATATCTTGAAAGAAAACGTCCACGACGATCCAGTGGAGGAAATCGAGGATAATGGAAGCCAAACCTGGTCTGACTATGAAGAGGAGTTGGCCGAACTGGGATTCCTCGGTTAA
- a CDS encoding C6 transcription factor, with protein MVSFLDLPPELRSVIYHAYVAVDGGYICDTNGFIEGKLKQADGKPICMALLFTCSLVAREMHGLALRVNTITFSTLSGNPGLRDLASKFDFLLHCVNNLRQKLVAKMGKYITQEAYDELRDMYPQFTPLLDALRARGSLPPLARGPYGEAPSVFRRFIQDVLDVTYSFDKRAIREIGVYSPSIGHYVSDMHALCIARCSIDPWIIPSRYDMQQLQLMVLNDADCEPTMSRHDGSEWRFSAAAAAIYFVQSLPDTIRRHLRRLVLLEDREALAYPESHGYGLIPLCKENPLFHVERRVNLWRNVFQPGLLKETPRQRYQLREESTQPGMESLNSCVVTRNVAPWIVEAHELVPAGMPASSYSLLLDGDPVPQLTSRIFQSIVQRDVAWQEAWTMSVDQGRIPGLTSVSRRSWEGDCRVCYFFEALPQAMKDMASGNSIVRCNFDAGEPMDAEKLRIEHHHWNEDNWTRKWREHDPLFWNTEPPLPSWMDLLKENFHHFTIRPGNRTHGEWRRFFGQWC; from the coding sequence atggttagcttcctcgacctccccCCCGAGCTGCGCAGCGTCATCTATCACGCCTACGTGGCTGTTGATGGCGGCTACATTTGCGATACCAACGGCTTCATCGAGGGCAAATTGAAGCAGGCCGATGGCAAGCCCATTTGTATGGCACTGCTATTTACCTGCAGCCTTGTGGCTAGGGAGATGCATGGCCTTGCTCTGCgcgtcaacaccatcacCTTCTCGACCCTCTCCGGCAACCCTGGCCTGCGGGATCTCGCCAGTAAATTTGATTTCCTGCTTCACTGTGTAAACAATTTGAGACAAAAATTGGTTGCAAAAATGGGCAAGTACATTACTCAAGAAGCCTACGACGAACTTCGAGATATGTACCCGCAGTTCACCCCTCTGTTGGATGCCTTGAGGGCGCGGGGCTCCCTGCCACCCCTTGCCCGCGGACCATATGGAGAAGCACCGTCTGTGTTCCGTCGATTCATCCAAGACGTGTTGGATGTCACATACTCCTTCGACAAACGGGCTATCAGAGAAATAGGAGTGTATTCCCCTTCAATCGGGCATTACGTTAGCGACATGCACGCACTCTGTATAGCACGCTGTTCCATCGATCCATGGATTATTCCCTCGCGCTACGACATGCAGCAGCTCCAACTCATGGTGCTCAACGACGCTGATTGCGAACCAACGATGAGCCGTCACGACGGTTCGGAGTGGCGCTTTtccgcagcggcagcggcaatCTACTTTGTCCAGTCTCTGCCGGATACCATACGCAGACACCTGCGCAGGCTTGTTCTGCTCGAGGACAGGGAAGCCCTCGCGTATCCGGAATCGCACGGCTATGGCCTTATTCCATTATGCAAAGAAAACCCACTCTTCCACGTCGAGCGCCGAGTCAACCTCTGGAGAAATGTCTTCCAGCCGGGTCTCTTAAAAGAGACACCGCGCCAGCGATACCAGCTTCGAGAGGAATCAACACAGCCAGGCATGGAATCCCTCAATTCTTGTGTGGTTACCCGGAACGTCGCCCCTTGGATCGTGGAAGCTCACGAACTTGTTCCTGCGGGCATGCCGGCCTCATCCTACTCGCTGCTCCTGGACGGCGATCCTGTCCCGCAGCTCACCTCTCGAATTTTCCAGTCCATCGTCCAGCGAGATGTGGCGTGGCAAGAGGCCTGGACGATGTCCGTCGATCAAGGCAGAATCCCCGGACTTACTTCGGTTTCGAGACGAAGTTGGGAGGGAGATTGCAGGGTCTGCTACTTTTTCGAGGCCTTACCACAAGCCATGAAAGACATGGCTTCCGGGAACTCGATCGTCCGCTGCAACTTCGACGCTGGCGAGCCAATGGATGCGGAGAAGCTTCGCATCGAGCACCACCACTGGAACGAGGATAACTGGACGCGAAAATGGCGCGAGCATGACCCCTTGTTCTGGAACACCGAGCCGCCATTGCCAAGCTGGATGGACCTTTTGAAGGAGAATTTTCATCACTTCACCATCCGGCCGGGCAACAGAACCCATGGGGAATGGCGGCGTTTCTTTGGCCAGTGGTGCTGA